The following coding sequences lie in one Miscanthus floridulus cultivar M001 chromosome 9, ASM1932011v1, whole genome shotgun sequence genomic window:
- the LOC136481960 gene encoding protein JASON-like, translating into MEFHDNQANYLKSCGTISQTPPEILDSIQVNSEDAKECDDTATNVQLMKDAVLLEENSSELLNSDEHEVSRHEEDIDEGTLEVGSETQSSLEDKPLCQNVRDQSTDSSDSPYPTPLVLRGDIQTPGTNYTAYKETSKPGKRTRASRQFIYPVLRPIENKMQWMELKAESPVLSSNPLKRRNLSADSTEMAQQTFASSTVTETESSEYVCFPIYDNYAAQIEVLSPDEPKGQNVNQLLDEGEESSKQSSEYGKHRVTSLSHWLKPSSADDESNSSPDDGNVGKETWYEASVSDVPIFSTFGLNWETDNPTPVLPKAWDGNGIPNTTTKYKEDQKVSWHATPFEERLLKVLSDEKPRHERKISGKLIHLEENAE; encoded by the exons ATGGAATTCCATGACAACCAGGCCAATTATCTCAAATCATGTGGCACAATATCCCAAACCCCACCGGAGATACTAGATTCAATCCAAGTCAATTCAGAAGATGCTAAGGAG TGCGATGACACAGCAACCAACGTACAGCTGATGAAAGATGCAGTGCTACTTGAAGAAAACTCATCTGAATT GCTCAACTCTGATGAGCATGAAGTATCGAGACATGAGGAGGACATTGATGAAGGTACTCTTGAGGTGGGATCAGAAACTCAGTCATCCTTAGAGGACAAGCCTTTATGTCAGAATGTTAGAGATCAAAGCACTGATTCCAGTGATTCACCTTACCCAACCCCTCTGGTCCTCAGGGGTGACATTCAGACTCCTGGAACTAACTATACTGCTTATAAGGAGACTTCGAAGCCTGGAAAGCGTACGAGGGCTAGCAGACAGTTCATCTACCCTGTTCTGCGACCCATCGAGAACAAGATGCAGTGGATGGAACTAAAAGCTGAGTCTCCTGTGCTATCATCCAATCCTCTAAAAAGAAGGAATTTGAGCGCAGATTCCACCGAGATGGCTCAGCAGACGTTTGCTAGTTCTACCGTTACAGAGACAGAATCTTCAGAATATGTATGCTTCCCAATTTATGACAACTATGCAGCGCAGATTGAAGTGTTGTCACCTGATGAACCCAAGGGTCAGAATGTCAACCAACTGCTGGATGAAGGTGAGGAGTCATCGAAGCAAAGTTCAGAATATGGGAAGCATAGAGTTACGAGCTTGTCTCATTGGCTGAAGCCATCATCCGCAGATGACGAGAGCAACAGCAGCCCTGATGATGGCAACGTTGGGAAGGAGACATGGTATGAGGCGAGCGTCTCTGATGTGCCTATCTTTTCTACATTTGGTTTGAACTGGGAAACCGACAATCCTACTCCTGTCTTGCCCAAGGCATGGGACGGCAATGGCATCCCAAATACCACAACCAAATATAAGGAG GATCAGAAAGTCAGCTGGCACGCCACGCCCTTTGAAGAAAGGCTGCTGAAGGTTTTGTCCGACGAGAAACCTCGCCATGAAAG GAAAATCAGTGGGAAGCTTATCCACCTCGAGGAAAATGCCGAGTAG